The nucleotide sequence GCGGCGGGCGGACTCATTGCGGGCATTGCCGGAAGAAGAAACCGGCATACCGGAGAAGTCCGCCCCTTGTTCGCCGCGAGTATCAGCCTCATGGTCGAAACGTTGCAGATGGCGCTGATTCTGCTGTTCGCGCGGCCGTTTTCTGACGCGGTTCAGCTGGTTCGTCTGATCGGTTTGCCGATGATTGCTGTCAACGCGGTCGGAGTCTGGATCTTTATGCTGATTCTGAAATCGGTGCTACAGGAAGAGGAACGTACGAAGGCATTGCAGACCCACAAAGCTTTTTCCATCGCGGAACAGACGTTGCCCTACTTCCGAAAAGGGTTGAAGCCCGAGTCCTGCGAACAGGTGGCAGAAATCATTTATCGGATGATCGGAGCGGACGCCGTTTCGATCACCGATCGCGATCGGGTACTGGCGCACATCGGAGCAGGCGGAGTCCACCATCTCCCGAAAAACGGCTCTTTGTCGGATTTGACGCGGCGCACACTGGAAAACGGTCGGATTCTCGTCGCCCGTTCGTCCGAAGAAATCGGTTGCCGACACGCGGCATGCCCGCTGCGGGCGGCTATCGCTCTTCCGCTTACCGTGCGGTCGCAAACGGTCGGAACCTTAAAATTGGGATTTACGGATCCCAAAAGACTAGGGTCGGTGGAAACCGAACTCGCGGAAGGACTGGCCAAACTGTTTTCCGTCCAGTTGGAGCTGGCGGCCGCGGAAAACGAGATGCGGTTGTTGAAGGACGCTGAAATTAAAGCACTGCAGGCTCAGGTGCATCCTCATTTTTTGTTTAACGCAATCCAGACGATCGCCGCCGTAACACGTCAGGATGCCGAACGCGCACGGCATCTTCTGATCCAGCTCGGCGTTTTTTTCCGCAACAATTTGCAGGGCACTCGCGAGACGTTGGTGCCTCTTACGCAGGAAATCGGTCACGTAGAAGCGTTTCTGGCGATCGAAGAAGCCCGATTCCCCGGCAAATTCCGCTTTGAATGCGAACTGACGCCCGGTGCGGAAAAGGCGTTGGTGCCGCCGTTCACGCTTCAACCGCTGGTTGAAAACGCTGTCAAGCATGGACTTCGGCATGTCCGCTCCGGAGGTGTCATCCGGTTGGAAGCGATGCGTCGTTCCGGTCGGCTCGTACTCCTCGTTCACGACAATGGAACGGGAATGCCGCCCGAAACACTCTCCCGACTGGGCAAAACCGCCGTTTGGTCCACTCATGGCACGGGAACCGCGCTGGAGACGATTCGCGCACGCCTGATCGGCCTGTTCGGTGACCAGAGCGACTTTGCGGTAACAAGCCGGGAAAACGAAGGAACAACGGTTTGCATCCAAATTCCATGGATTCAAACCGAAAAGGAGGAAAGTATAAGTGAAATGGAAAGCGTATATCGTAGAAGATGAACCGTTGACGCGCGATGAATTGACCTATTTGTTGCGCCGCACCGGCGATGTGGAAGTGGTGGGAGAATCGGACCGGCTTGTTCCGGCGTTTGCCGACATCCAGACTCTTCAGCCGGACGTCGTGTTTCTGGACATTCAGCTTTCCGAAGGCAACGGCCTGGAACTCGCCCGAAAGCTGCTTCATGTCGAAAAACCCCCGGCAGTCGCATTTGTCACGGCCTACGACGAGCACGCTCTCGAAGCCTTCGGCGTCGACGCGCTGGATTACGTGCTGAAACCGTTCGACGAGCCGCGCATTCGCCGAACGATTAATAAGCTGAATAAATGGAAATATAAGTCGTGTTTTTTTCAAAAGGAAAAACTCGCGCTGCCGATCGACGATCGGATCGTGCTGATCGATTTGAAAGACCTGCTCTTCGTCTGGGCAGAAGAAGGACAAGTGGGCTGCCGGACAGTCCGCGGAGAATATCGGACCGGCGGAACGCTCGCGGAACTCGAACGCAGACTCAGTCGGGAACCGTTCATGCGCGTGCATCGCAGTTATATCGTCAATCTTGACGAAGTCGCGGAAATCGAACCCTGGTTTAACGGTACGTATCATTTAAGAATGACGGACGGCTCCCGAATACCGGTCAGTCGAACCTTCGCCAAAAACGTTCGGCAAGCGCTCGGCTTCTGATCCGATACTTTGGAACGTTGATCCCTCTTTCGTTGCGTTTCGGCGCCGAAAATCGACGTTTCGTCCTGAAAACCATGCGCAATCGCTTACATTTGCTAGAATGAAAAGCGAAATAACGAAGCCCAGTCTTGCGAAACCCAAACGGAGGGATCAACGTGAATGCCGTCACCATTGTCATTGCCACCCTGTGTCTGTTGTTGATCGCCTATCGCCTTTACGGAACGTTCATGGCCGCGAAAGTTCTCCGGCTCGACGATTCCAGGCCGACTCCGGCACACGCGTATCAGGACGGCAAAGATTACGTGCCGACGAACCGGTGGGTGGCGTTCGGCCATCATTTCGCCGCCATCGCCGCGGCCGGCCCGTTGGTCGGCCCCGTATTGGCCGCGCAGTTCGGCTATTTGCCGGGGCTTTTATGGCTGTTGATCGGCGCGGTGATCGGAGGAGCCGTCCACGACATGGTCGTGCTGTTCGCCTCGATGCGGCGCGACGGCAAATCGCTCATGGAAGTGGCGAAACAAGAACTGGGACCGGTGGCCGGGATTTGCGCGGGAATCGCGATGTTGTTCATCATCACGATCACGATGGCCGGCCTCAGCCTGGTCGTTCTCAACGCATTGGAGAAAAATCCGTGGGGGACGTTCGCCGTCGCCATGACCATTCCGATCGCCGTCGGCGTCGGGATGTATTATAAAAAAACAGGCCGGCTGAAGACCGCTTCGGCAGCCGGTGTACTACTCATCGCGCTGTGCGTGATCGTCGGTCCGTGGGTACAGGACGGACCGCTCGGCGACCTGCTGACGTTCGACAAAAAAACGTTGGCCGTTCTCTTGCCCTTATATGCTTTTTTCGCGTCGGCGCTTCCAGTATGGCTGCTTCTTGC is from Candidatus Reconcilbacillus cellulovorans and encodes:
- a CDS encoding sensor histidine kinase — its product is MTELIPLMIERMGLIVVMAFIATRLKSFRRIVRRENIGRSRWLLVLMFGLFGIVSTYTGVEVSTSRVVHGDWISRIEPDNAIANTRNLSVVVGGILGGPAVGLGIGLIAGGHRYLLGGFTGFACALSTAAGGLIAGIAGRRNRHTGEVRPLFAASISLMVETLQMALILLFARPFSDAVQLVRLIGLPMIAVNAVGVWIFMLILKSVLQEEERTKALQTHKAFSIAEQTLPYFRKGLKPESCEQVAEIIYRMIGADAVSITDRDRVLAHIGAGGVHHLPKNGSLSDLTRRTLENGRILVARSSEEIGCRHAACPLRAAIALPLTVRSQTVGTLKLGFTDPKRLGSVETELAEGLAKLFSVQLELAAAENEMRLLKDAEIKALQAQVHPHFLFNAIQTIAAVTRQDAERARHLLIQLGVFFRNNLQGTRETLVPLTQEIGHVEAFLAIEEARFPGKFRFECELTPGAEKALVPPFTLQPLVENAVKHGLRHVRSGGVIRLEAMRRSGRLVLLVHDNGTGMPPETLSRLGKTAVWSTHGTGTALETIRARLIGLFGDQSDFAVTSRENEGTTVCIQIPWIQTEKEESISEMESVYRRR